In Thermococcus gorgonarius, the genomic window CACCAGTGGCCTTCTACCTAGCGGCGGCAGGTGTGGGAAGGATAATCCTGATTGACTCGGAAAAACCCGAGTTAAGCAATCTCAACAGGCAGATACTGCACTGGGAAGAGGATCTGGGTAAGAATCCAAAACCCCTCTCAGCGGCATGGAAGCTCAGAAGGTTCAACTCATCAATCGAAATTGTCCCAGTGGTAACTAAGGTAACCGAAGAAAACGTCGATGAGATCCTAAAGGACGCGAACATCATAGTCGACTGCTTAGACAGTTTTAAGACAAGGTTCATACTCGATGATTACTCTCAGAGAACTGGAAAGCCCCTCGTTCATGGGGCCGTTGAGAGGACGTACGGCCAAGTAACAACGATAGTTCCAGGAAAAACCATGAGCCTGAGGGAAATCTTTGGAAACGTTAGAGAGAAGAAGGGCAAGTTCCCAATAATCGGAGCAACGGCGGCTTTTATAGGTTCCATTCAAGTAATGGAGGTGCTAAAACTCATAACAGGAGTTGGAGAACCCCTTCTCAACAGGTTATTGATAGTGGATCTAGCCTACAACACCTTTGAGATCGTAAACCTGAAAGATTCCTCGAAGGAGAACCCATAAATATCCAAACAAACAACCCGCACAGGTGTCGAAAATGATGAACGAGAAGGTTGCCGTATTGGAAGAGGCGTTCGACATTAACAAGGCAACCGAAATAGTAGCACACCCCGAAGCCGGAGGATACGTCATTTTCTTGGGAAAGGTAAGAAATCAGAGCCATGGAAGGAAGGTTCTAAAGCTGATATATGAGGTCTACGACGAAATGGCCGTGGAGGAAATGAAGAAAATACGGGAAGAGGCATTGAAAAAATTCAGAATAACTGACATGCTGATATGGCATAGAAAGGGGGAACTGAAAGTTGGAGAGGGTAC contains:
- a CDS encoding ThiF family adenylyltransferase — translated: MLSESDLERYSRQIMIWGTEGQEKLKKSTVAVAGTGGLGSPVAFYLAAAGVGRIILIDSEKPELSNLNRQILHWEEDLGKNPKPLSAAWKLRRFNSSIEIVPVVTKVTEENVDEILKDANIIVDCLDSFKTRFILDDYSQRTGKPLVHGAVERTYGQVTTIVPGKTMSLREIFGNVREKKGKFPIIGATAAFIGSIQVMEVLKLITGVGEPLLNRLLIVDLAYNTFEIVNLKDSSKENP
- a CDS encoding molybdenum cofactor biosynthesis protein MoaE, coding for MMNEKVAVLEEAFDINKATEIVAHPEAGGYVIFLGKVRNQSHGRKVLKLIYEVYDEMAVEEMKKIREEALKKFRITDMLIWHRKGELKVGEGTILIVASAPHRKEAFEACIWAVDEVKKRVPVWKKEITEEGAFWIEGDKAVPVEDYYGK